The following coding sequences are from one Microtus pennsylvanicus isolate mMicPen1 chromosome 1, mMicPen1.hap1, whole genome shotgun sequence window:
- the Kmt2b gene encoding histone-lysine N-methyltransferase 2B isoform X3, whose protein sequence is MAAAAGGGSCPGPGSARGRFPGRPRGSGGGGGRGGRGSGAERVRVTLRRGGGAAGPGGAEPGEDTALLRLLGLRRGLRRLRRLWAGPRVQRGRGRGRGWGPNRGSMPEEESSDGESEEEEFQGFHSDEDVAPSSLRSALRSQRGRAPRGRGRKHKTTPLPPPRLSDVAPGPPKTSSRKRGEEGTERMVQALTELLRRAQAPQAPRSRACEPSTPRRSRGRPPGRPAGPCRKKQQAVVIAEAAVTIPKPEPPPPVVPVKNRTGSWKCKEGPGPGPGTPKRGGQPGRGGRGGRGRGRGGLPLMIKFVSKAKKVKMGQLSQGLESGQGRSQHGESWQDTPQRRDEDEQEGDSCWKKPEQKLEEEGEEKEEKEDNTEIKEEETETAVTEEEVMLVKEKEEAKLPSPPLTPPVPSPPPPLPPPSVSPPPASPLPPPVSPPPPPSPSPHPASEKQEESPPLVVPATCSRKRGRPPLTPSQRAEREAARSVPEGIFSPTPNPSTTTGSPPEDSPTVAPKSTTFLKNIRQFIMPVVSARSSRVIKTPRRFMDEDPPKPPKVEVSIARPPVATSPLAPQEPVPVPSPPRVPTPPSTPVPLPEKRRSILREPTFRWTSLTRELPPPPPAPPPASSPPAPSPPPTPATPSRRPLLLRAPQFTPSEAHLKIYESVLTPPPGALEAPEPELPPADDSPAEPEPRAVGRTNHLSLPRFVPVFTTPVKVEVPHNGAPALSNGQQLQTQLQQPPQALQTQLLPQALPPQQPQVQPQVQLQPPPSPQQTPPLEKAPGASPGPLPLSGVEEKMFSLLKRAKVQLFKIDQQQQQKVAASMSPSPVVQMEEAVGTVKQTPDRGCVKSEDESMDAKRDRASGPESPVQGPRIKHVCRHAAVALGQARAMVPEDVPRLSALPLRDRQDLAAEDTSSASETESVPSRSQREKVESTGPAGDLEPTGSAGALTHTPRRSLPSHHGKKMRMARCGHCRGCLRVQDCGSCVNCLDKPKFGGPNTKKQCCVYRKCDKIEARKMERLAKKGRTIVKTLLPWDSDESPEASPGPPGPRRGAGAGGPREEVGATPGPEEQDSLLLQRKSARRCVKQRPSYDVFEDSDDSDPGGPPAPRRRTPREHELPVLEPEEQSRPRKPTLQPVLQLKARRRLDKDSLAPGSFASFPNGWTGKQKSPDGVHRVRVDFKEDCDLENVWLMGGLSVLTSVPGGPPMVCLLCASKGLHELVFCQVCCDPFHPFCLEEAERPLPQHRDTWCCRRCKFCHVCGRKGRGSKHLLECERCRHAYHPACLGPSYPTRATRKRRHWICSACVRCKSCGATPGKNWDVEWSGDYSLCPRCTELYEKGNYCPICTRCYEDNDYESKMMQCAQCDHWVHAKCEGLSDEDYEILSGLPDSVLYTCGPCAGATQPRWREALSGALQGGLRQVLQGLLSSKMAGPLLLCTQCGQDGKQLHPGPCDLQAVGQRFEEGHYKSVHSFMEDMVAILMRHSEEGETPERRAGNQMKGLLLKLLESAFCWFDAHDPKYWRRSTRLPNGVLPNAVLPPSLDHVYAQWRQQESETPESGQPPGDPSAAFQSKDPAAFSHLDDPRQCALCLKYGDADSKEAGRLLYIGQNEWTHVNCAIWSAEVFEENDGSLKNVHAAVARGRQMRCELCLKPGATVGCCLSSCLSNFHFMCARASYCIFQDDKKVFCQKHTDLLDGKEIVTPDGFDVLRRVYVDFEGINFKRKFLTGLEPDVINILIGSIRINSLGTLSDLSDCEGRLFPIGYQCSRLYWSTVDARRRCWYRCRILEYRPWGPREEPVHLEAAEENQTIVHSPTPSSEPPNHDDLPDADSLIPGDPVHHSPIQNLDPPFRTDSSSGPPPTPRSFSGARIKVPNYSPSRRPLGGVSFGPLPSPGSPSSLTHHIPTVGDSDFPAPPRRSRRPSPLATRPPPSRRTSSPLRTSPQLRVPLSTSVTALTPTSGELAPPDLASSPLPPPEDLGPDFEDMEVVSELSAADLDFAASLLGTEPFQEEIVAAGAVGSSQAGPGDSSEEEASPTTHYVHFPVTVVSSPALAPSSLTGAPRIEQLDGVDDGTDSEAEAVQQPRGQGTSPSGPGVSRGGVLGAAGDRARPPEDLPSEIVDFVLKNLGGPGEGAAGPREESLPSAPPLANGSQPPQGLPASPADPTRTFAWLPGAPGVRVLSLGPAPEPPKPATSKIILVNKLGQVFVKMAGEGDPVAPPVKQPPLPPIIPPTAPTSWTLPPGPLLSVLPVVGVGVVRPAPPPPPPPLTLVFSSGPPSPPRQAIRVKRVSTFSGRSPPVPPPNKTPRLDEDGESLEDTHQVPGISGGGSSRVRMKTPTVRGVLDLNNPGEPPEEESPGTLQDRCPLLPLPEGPARATDGPSDLLFESQWHHYSAGEASSSEEEPPSPEDKENQVPKRAGPHLRFEISSDDGFSVEAESLEGAWRTLIEKVQEARGHARLRHLSFSGMSGARLLGIHHDAVIFLAEQLPGAQRCQHYKFRYHQQGEGQEEPPLNPHGAARAEVYLRKCTFDMFNFLASQHRVLPEGATCDEEEDEVQLRSTRRATSLELPMAMRFRHLKKTSKEAVGVYRSAIHGRGLFCKRNIDAGEMVIEYSGIVIRSVLTDKREKFYDGKGIGCYMFRMDDFDVVDATMHGNAARFINHSCEPNCFSRVIHVEGQKHIVIFALRRILRGEELTYDYKFPIEDASNKLPCNCGAKRCRRFLN, encoded by the exons ATGGCGGCAGCGGCGGGCGGCGGCAGTTGCCCCGGGCCTGGCTCCGCACGGGGCCGCTTCCCGGGCCGGCCGCGGGGTTCCGGCGGGGGCGGGGGCCGCGGCGGCCGAGGCAGCGGAGCCGAAAGAGTGCGGGTAACCCTGCGGCGCGGCGGCGGCGCGGCGGGGCCGGGAGGAGCCGAGCCCGGGGAGGACACGGCCCTGCTCCGTTTGCTGGGGCTCCGCCGGGGCCTGCGCCGGCTCCGCCGTCTGTGGGCTGGTCCGCGCGTTCAGCGGGGCCGGGGTCGCGGCCGGGGCTGGGGCCCGAACCGTGGCTCCATGCCGGAGGAGGAGAGCAGTGACGGGGAATCCGAAGAGGAG GAATTTCAGGGTTTTCATTCAGATGAAGATGTGGCCCCCAGTTCCCTGCGCTCTGCGCTCCGGTCCCAGCGAG GTCGAGCCCCTCGGGGTCGGGGCCGAAAGCATAAGACgaccccccttcctcctcctcgcCTATCAGATGTGGCTCCTGGTCCCCCAAAGACCTCTTCTCGGAAACGGGGTGAGGAGGGCACCGAACGGATGGTGCAGGCACTGACTGAACTTCTCCGGCGGGCCCAGGCACCCCAAGCCCCCCGGAGCCGGGCATGTGAGCCCTCTACTCCCCGTCGGTCTCGGGGTCGACCCCCAGGACGGCCAGCAGGCCCCTGTCGGAAAAAGCAGCAAGCAGTAGTGATAGCAGAGGCGGCTGTGACAATCCCTAAACCTGAGCCTCCACCTCCTGTGGTTCCAGTAAAGAACAGAACTGGCAGCTGGAAGTGCAAGGAGGGACCTGGTCCAGGACCTGGAACCCCCAAACGTGGAGGACAGCCTGGGAGAGGAGGccgtggaggcaggggcagaggccgAGGCGGACTTCCCCTTATGATCAAGTTTGTTTCAAAGGCTAAAAAAGTGAAGATGGGGCAGTTGTCCCAGGGACTAGAATCAGGTCAGGGTCGTAGTCAACATGGAGAAAGCTGGCAGGATACCCCCCAAAGAAGAGATGAAGATGAACAGGAAGGGGACTCTTGTTGGAAGAAACCAGAGCAGaaactggaggaggagggagaggagaaggaagaaaaggaagacaacacTGAGATCAAAGAAGAGGAGACTGAGACAGCTGTGACTGAGGAAGAAGTGATGCTAgtcaaggagaaggaagaggcaaagCTGCCATCACCACCCTTGACTCCTCCAGTCccttcaccaccacctcctctcccacccccatcaGTATCTCCACCTCCAGCATCCCCTCTACCACCCccagtttctcctcctcccccaccatcccCTTCCCCACACCCAGCCTCAGAAAAACAAGAAGAGTCTCCTCCTCTTGTGGTGCCAGCTACATGCTCTAGGAAGAGGGGCCGGCCTCCCCTGACTCCTAGCCAACGGGCAGAGCGGGAAGCTGCTCGGTCAGTACCAGAGGGCATCTTTTCTCCCACTCCAAACCCCAGCACCACCACAGGAAGCCCTCCGGAAGACAGTCCTACTGTGGCCCCCAAAAGTACCACCTTCTTGAAGAATATACGGCAGTTTATTATGCCTGTGGTGAGTGCCCGTTCCTCCCGTGTTATCAAGACACCCCGGAGATTTATGGATGAAGACCCTCCCAAGCCTCCAAAGGTGGAGGTTTCTATTGCTCGACCTCCTGTTGCGACCTCCCCACTTGCTCCCCAGGAGCCAGTACCAGTCCCCTCTCCACCTCGTGTCCCAACTCCCCCATCTACTCCAGTCCCACTCCCTGAGAAGAGACGGTCTATCCTAAGAGAGCCCACGTTTCGCTGGACTTCATTAACCCGGGAGCTGCCGCCGCCTCCCCCTGCTCCTCCACCAGCCtcatcaccaccagcaccatctccaccacccacCCCTGCTACTCCTTCCCGGAGGCCCCTACTCCTTCGGGCCCCCCAGTTTACCCCAAGTGAAGCCCACCTGAAGATCTATGAATCGGTGCTTACTCCTCCTCCTGGGGCTCTTGAAGCCCCTGAGCCAGAGCTGCCTCCTGCTGATGACTCTCCAGCTGAGCCTGAGCCTCGGGCAGTGGGGCGGACCAACCACCTCAGCTTGCCTCGATTTGTCCCTGTGTTCACCACTCCTGTTAAGGTCGAGGTGCCCCACAATGGGGCTCCAGCTCTGAGCAATGGGCAGCAGCTTCAGACTCAGCTCCAGCAGCCCCCACAGGCCTTGCAGACACAGCTCCTACCCCAGGCACTACCACCACAGCAACCACAAGTACAGCCACAGGTACAGCTGCAGCCACCTCCATCACCGCAGCAGACACCACCACTGGAAAAGGCCCCTGGTGCAAGTCCAGGTCCGCTGCCGCTGTCTGGGGTGGAGGAAAAAATGTTTAGCCTCCTTAAGAGAGCTAAGGTGCAGCTATTCAAGATTGatcagcagcaacagcagaaagTGGCAGCTTCAATGTCG CCAAGTCCTGTAGTGCAAATGGAGGAGGCTGTGGGGACTGTCAAACAGACCCCAGACAGAGGCTGTGTCAAGTCTGAAGATGAATCCATGGACGCTAAGAGAGATCGAGCCTCG GGCCCTGAGTCACCTGTGCAAGGCCCCAGAATCAAACATGTCTGCCGTCATGCTGCTGTGGCCTTGGGTCAGGCTCGGGCCATGGTGCCTGAAGATGTACCCCGCCTCAGTGCCCTCCCTCTCCGGGATCGGCAGGACCTCGCAGCTGAGG ATACGTCATCAGCATCAGAGACTGAGAGTGTCCCATCCCGATCCCAACGGGAAAAGGTGGAATCCACAGGGCCTGCGGGAGACTTGGAGCCTACAGGGTCTGCAGGGGCCCTGACCCATACGCCACGGCGGTCACTGCCATCTCACCATGGCAAGAAGATGAGAATGGCTCGTTGCGGGCATTGCCGGGGTTGCTTGCGTGTGCAAGACTGTGGCTCTTGTGTCAACTGCTTGGATAAACCTAAGTTTGGGGGCCCCAACACTAAGAAGCAGTGCTGTGT ATACCGGAAGTGTGACAAGATAGAGGCTCGGAAGATGGAGCGGCTAGCAAAAAAAG GCCGGACGATAGTGAAGACGCTGTTGCCCTGGGATTCCGATGAATCTCCCGAGGCCTCCCCTGGTCCTCCAGGCCCACGCCGGGGGGCGGGAGCTGGGGGGCCCCGGGAGGAGGTGGGGGCCACTCCCGGGCCCGAGGAGCAGGACTCCCTCCTACTGCAGCGCAAGTCAGCTCGACGCTGCGTCAAACAGCGACCCTCCTATGATGTCTTCGAGGACTCAGATGACTCAGATCCCGGGGGTCCCCCTGCTCCAAGACGTCGAACCCCCAGAGAACATG AGCTGCCAGTGCTAGAACCTGAGGAGCAGAGCCGGCCCCGCAAACCCACCCTGCAGCCTGTGTTGCAGCTCAAGGCCCGAAGGCGCCTGGACAAG GATTCTTTAGCCCCTGGCTCCTTTGCCTCTTTCCCCAATGGCTGGACTGGAAAGCAGAAGTCCCCTGATGGTGTGCACCGGGTCCGAGTAGATTTTAAG GAGGATTGTGACCTAGAGAACGTGTGGCTTATGGGCGGTCTCAGTGTGCTTACTTCTGTGCCAGGGGGACCACCGATGGTGTGCCTTCTGTGTGCTAGCAAAGGCCTCCATGAG TTGGTCTTTTGCCAAGTCTGCTGTGATCCTTTCCACCCCTTCTGTCTGGAGGAGGCTGAACGGCCCTTGCCCCAGCATCGAGATACCTGGTGCTGCCGGCGCTGCAAGTTCTGCCATGTCTGTGGGCGCAAAGGCCGTGGGTCCAAG CACCTCCTGGAATGTGAACGTTGCCGCCATGCTTACCACCCAGCCTGCCTAGGACCTAGCTACCCAACCCGGGCCACACGTAAACGGCGCCACTGG ATCTGTTCAGCCTGTGTGCGCTGTAAGAGCTGTGGGGCAACTCCAGGCAAGAACTGGGACGTCGAGTGGTCTGGAGATTACAGCCTCTGTCCCAGGTGCACCGAGCTCTATGAGAAAG GGAACTACTGCCCAATTTGCACACGCTGCTATGAAGACAATGACTATGAGAGCAAGATGATGCAGTGCGCACAGTGTGACCACTGGGTGCATGCCAAATGTGAGGGACTTTCAG ATGAAGACTATGAGATCCTTTCTGGGCTGCCAGACTCGGTGCTGTACACATGTGGGCCATGTGCTGGGGCAACACAGCCCCGTTGGAGAGAGGCCCTGAGTGGGGCCCTGCAGGGAGGCCTGCGCCAGGTGCTCCAGGGCCTATTAAGCTCGAAGATGGCAGGCCCATTGCTGCTGTGCACCCAG TGTGGGCAGGATGGGAAGCAGCTCCACCCAGGACCCTGCGATTTGCAAGCTGTGGGACAGCGCTTTGAGGAAGGCCACTATAAGTCTGTG CACAGCTTCATGGAAGACATGGTAGCCATCTTGATGAGGCACTCAGAAGAAGGAGAGACCCCAGAGCGCCGCGCTGGGAACCAGATGAAAGGACTTCTACTGAAG CTGCTAGAGTCTGCGTTCTGCTGGTTCGACGCCCATGACCCTAAGTACTGGCGACGGAGTACCCGGCTGCCAAA CGGAGTCCTCCCCAATGCCGTGTTGCCCCCTTCTTTGGACCATGTCTATGCCCAGTGGAGACAGCAAGAATCAGAGACCCCAGAATCTGGGCAACCTCCAGGGGATCCTTCAGCAG CTTTCCAGAGCAAGGACCCCGCTGCTTTCTCGCACCTGGATGACCCCCGTCAGTGTGCACTCTGTCTCAAGTATGGGGATGCTGACTCCAAG GAGGCTGGGCGGCTTCTGTACATTGGGCAAAATGAGTGGACACATGTCAATTGTGCCATTTGGTCAGCTGAAGTGTTTGAGGAGAATGACGGCTCCCTTAAGAATGTCCATGCTGCTGTTGCACGAGGAAGGCAGATG CGCTGTGAGCTCTGCCTGAAGCCTGGAGCCACAGTGGGCTGCtgcctgtcctcctgcctcagcaactTCCACTTCATGTGTGCTCGGGCCAGCTACTGCATCTTCCAGGATGACAAGAAGGTTTTCTGCCAGAAACACACAGACCTCCTAGATGGCAAG GAGATCGTGACCCCTGACGGTTTTGATGTTCTCCGGCGGGTCTATGTGGACTTTGAGGGCATCAACTTCAAACGAAAGTTTTTGACTGGGCTTGAACCAGATGTCATCAATATACTCATTG GCTCCATCAGAATCAACTCCCTGGGCACCCTGTCTGATCTCTCAGACTGTGAGGGTCGGCTCTTCCCCATTGGCTATCA GTGCTCCCGCCTGTACTGGAGCACAGTGGATGCTCGGAGGCGCTGCTGGTATCGGTGCCGAATTCTAGAGTATCGCCCCTGGGGGCCAAGGGAGGAGCCGGTTCACCTGGAGGCAGCAGAGGAGAACCAGACCATTGTGCATAGCCCCACCCCTTCCTCAG AGCCCCCCAATCATGATGACCTGCCAGATGCAGATTCCCTGATTCCTGGAGATCCTGTACACCACTCACCTATTCAGAATCTGGATCCCCCATTTCGGACAGATTCAAGCAGtggccctcctcccaccccccgcTCCTTCTCAGGGGCTCGAATCAAAGTGCCCAACTACTCACCATCTCGGAGGCCCTTGGGTGGTGTCTCATTtggtcctctgccctccccag GAAGTCCATCATCCCTGACCCACCATATCCCTACCGTGGGAGACTCGGACTTTCCAGCTCCCCCCAGGCGATCTCGCCGTCCTAGCCCCCTGGCCACAAGGCCACCACCATCCCGGCGgacctcctctcctctcagaacTTCCCCTCAGCTCAGGGTGCCCCTGTCTACCTCAGTCACAGCCCTCACACCTACCTCAGGGGAGCTGGCTCCCCCTGACCTGGCCTCATCTCCTCTGCCACCCCCTGAAGACCTGGGCCCAGACTTTGAAGACATGGAGGTGGTGTCAGAACTAAGTGCTGCTGACCTGGACTTCGCAGCCAGcctgctggggactgagcccttCCAGGAAGAGATTGTGgctgctggggctgtggggagcaGCCAGGCAGGCCCAGGGGACAGCTCAGAGGAGGAGGCCAGCCCCACCACTCACTATGTTCACTTCCCTGTGACGGTGGTGTCTAGCCCTGCCCTGGCTCCCAGTTCCCTCACTGGAGCGCCCCGAATTGAGCAGCTGGATGGAGTGGATGATGGCACAGACAGTGAGGCGGAGGCTGTCCAGCAACCTCGGGGACAGGGGACTTCTCCTTCAGGACCAGGAGTGAGCCGAGGTGGAGTCCTCGGAGCAGCTGGGGACAGAGCCCGACCTCCTGAAGACTTGCCTTCAGAAATTGTGGACTTTGTGTTAAAGAACCTAGGGGGTCCTGGGGAGggggctgctggtcccagagagGAATCTCTCCCCTCAGCACCTCCCTTGGCTAACGGCAGCCAGCCCCCACAAGGCTTGCCTGCTAGCCCAGCTGACCCCACCCGGACATTTGCCTGGCTCCCTGGGGCTCCAGGGGTCCGAGTGTTGAGTCTGGGTCCTGCTCCAGAACCCCCTAAACCTGCTACATCCAAGATCATCCTTGTCAACAAGCTAGGACAAGTATTTGTGAAGATGGCTGGGGAGGGTGATCCTGTTGCACCCCCAGTAAAGCAGCCACCTCTTCCCCCTATAATTCCCCCAACGGCTCCCACCTCCTGGACTCTGCCCCCAGGACCTCTGCTCAGTGTGTTACCTGTAGTAGGGGTAGGAGTGGTCCggcctgccccacccccacccccacccccactaacACTGGTGTTCAGCAGTGGGCCCCCCAGCCCACCACGCCAGGCCATCCGTGTCAAGAGGGTGTCCACCTTCTCTGGCCGATCCCCTCCAGTACCTCCCCCAAACAAAACTCCCCGGCTGGATGAAGATGGAGAATCCTTGGAGGATACCCACCAAGTGCCAGGGATCAGTGGCGGTGG GTCCAGCCGCGTGCGGATGAAGACACCTACAGTTCGTGGGGTTCTGGACTTAAACAATCCTGGGGAGCCTCCTGAAGAAGAAAGTCCTGG GACCCTTCAGGACCGGTGCCCTTTGCTGCCACTTCCTGAAGGTCCTGCCCGGGCCACTGATGGTCCATCAGACCTACTCTTTGAGTCCCAGTGGCATCACTATTCAG CAGGTGAGGCCTCAAGCTCTGAGGAAGAACCTCCATCCCCAGAGGACAAAGAAAACCAGGTTCCAAAACGAGCTGGTCCGCACCTGCGCTTTGAGATCAGCAGCGATGATGGCTTCAGTGTGGAGGCAGAGAGCTTGGAGG GAGCATGGAGAACTTTGATTGAGAAAGTGCAAGAGGCTCGAGGGCATGCACGACTCAGGCATCTCTCCTTCAGTG GAATGAGTGGAGCACGGCTTCTGGGCATCCACCACGATGCTGTCATCTTCCTGGCagagcagctgcctggggccCAGCGCTGCCAGCATTATAAGTTCCGCTACCACCAGCAGGGAGAGGGTCAGGAGGAGCCCCCCCTGAATCCTCATGGGGCTGCCCGAGCTGAGGTCTATCTCCG GAAGTGTACCTttgacatgttcaacttcctggCTTCCCAACATCGGGTGCTCCCTGAGGGGGCCACCTGCGAtgaagaggaggatgaggtgcAGCTTCGGTCCACCAG ACGTGCCACCAGCCTGGAGCTTCCCATGGCCATGCGCTTTCGCCATCTCAAAaagacatccaaagaggctgtggGTGTCTACAG ATCAGCTATCCATGGACGAGGCCTGTTCTGTAAACGCAACATCGATGCTGGTGAGATGGTCATTGAGTATTCTGGCATTGTCATTCGCTCTGTGCTGACTGACAAGCGAGAGAAGTTCTATGATGGAAAG GGTATTGGGTGCTACATGTTCCGCATGGATGACTTTGATGTGGTAGATGCCACCATGCACGGCAATGCTGCCCGCTTCATCAACCACTCATGTGAGCCCAACTGCTTCTCTCGTGTCATCCATGTGGAAGGCCAGAAACACATTGTCATCTTTGCCCTGCGCCGCATCCTGCGAGGTGAGGAACTCACCTATGACTACAAGTTTCCCATCGAGGATGCCAGCAACAAGCTGCCCTGCAACTGTGGCGCCAAGCGCTGCCGTCGCTTCCTTAACTGA